One genomic region from Bubalus bubalis isolate 160015118507 breed Murrah chromosome 12, NDDB_SH_1, whole genome shotgun sequence encodes:
- the C12H9orf116 gene encoding UPF0691 protein C9orf116 homolog isoform X2: MSEEDPQACAEPEEPKAGPPPEKTSDWYRVSEDLPARFNNPAWFRGYRTKEPPSVYRTSNQAYGSRAPTVHEMPVFYPNSYKFSRQVAVGGMFQNNTLNVYMEKSIVTGPDNYITSYDRLNFHPSYRVCRPSICD; this comes from the exons ATGTCGGAGGAGGACCCCCAAGCGTGCGCGGAGCCGGAGGAGCCCAAGGCCGGGCCCCCGCCGGAGAAAACCAGCGACTGGTACCGCGTGAGCGAGGACCTGCCGGCCAGGTTCAACAACCCGGCCTGGTTTCGGGGCTACAG GACCAAGGAGCCCCCCTCAGTGTACAGGACCAGTAACCAAGCTTATGGTAGCCGAGCCCCCACTGTGCACGAGATGCCG GTGTTCTATCCAAATTCGTATAAGTTTTCTAGACAAGTTGCAGTGGGCGGAATGTTCCAGAACAACACTCTCAACGTCTACATGGAGAAGAGCATTGTGACAGGCCCTGACAACTACATCACCTCCTATGACCGGCTCAACTTCCACCCCAGCTACAGGGTCTGCAGGCCGTCCATCTGTGACTGA
- the MRPS2 gene encoding 28S ribosomal protein S2, mitochondrial, translating to MVPGAMLPRLLGAGVRAAPRGRAAPRGRTLGSAAVAAAREPERDSDLSARILSEPLKHADFFNVKELFSVRSLFNARVHLGHKAGCRHRFMEPYIFGSRLGQDIIDLEQTATHLQLALNFTAHVAFRGGIILFVSRARQFSHLIESTARSCGEYAHTRYFKGGLLTNAPLLLGPQVRLPDLIIFLHTLNNVFEPHVAVRDAAKMSIPTVGIVDTNCNPCLITYPVPGNDDSPPAVQLFCRLFQTVVTRAKEKRRQLEALYRLQGTPGPHPADPAAPGVQVRLGVGHSP from the exons ATGGTGCCTGGCGCGATGCTGCCCCGGCTGCTCGGAGCGG GTGTCCGGGCGGCGCCCCGAGGCCGGGCCGCGCCGAGAGGCAGGACGCTGGGGAGCGCCGCGGTCGCCGCCGCCCGCGAGCCCGAGCGCGACAGCG ATCTCAGCGCCCGGATCCTGAGCGAGCCCCTCAAGCATGCCGACTTCTTTAACGTCAAGGAGCTGTTTTCCGTGCGAAGTCTTTTCAACGCCCGGGTGCACCTGGGCCACAAGGCCGGCTGTCGGCACAG GTTCATGGAGCCGTACATCTTCGGGAGCCGCCTGGGCCAAGACATCATTGACCTGGAGCAGACGGCCACGCACCTGCAGCTCGCCCTGAACTTCACAGCCCACGTGGCCTTCCGCGGGGGCATCATCCTGTTCGTGAGCCGCGCCCGGCAGTTCTCACACCTGATTGAGAGCACGGCCCGGAGCTGCGGTGAGTACGCCCACACGCGCTACTTCAAGGGCGGCCTGCTGACCAACGCGCCCCTCCTGCTGGGCCCCCAGGTCCGCCTGCCGGACCTCATCATCTTCCTGCACACGCTCAACAACGTCTTCGAGCCCCACGTGGCCGTGAGGGACGCGGCCAAGATGAGCATCCCCACCGTGGGCATCGTGGACACCAACTGCAACCCCTGCCTCATCACCTACCCCGTCCCCGGCAACGACGACTCGCCCCCGGCCGTGCAGCTCTTCTGCCGGCTCTTCCAGACGGTGGTCACCCGGGCCAAGGAGAAGCGCCGGCAGCTCGAGGCCCTGTACCGGCTGCAGGGCACCCCAGGCCCCCACCCGGCCGACCCCGCTGCCCCGGGAGTGCAGGTCAGGCTGGGCGTGGGCCACTCCCCCTGA
- the C12H9orf116 gene encoding UPF0691 protein C9orf116 homolog isoform X1 — protein MSEEDPQACAEPEEPKAGPPPEKTSDWYRVSEDLPARFNNPAWFRGYRTKEPPSVYRTSNQAYGSRAPTVHEMPKVFYPNSYKFSRQVAVGGMFQNNTLNVYMEKSIVTGPDNYITSYDRLNFHPSYRVCRPSICD, from the exons ATGTCGGAGGAGGACCCCCAAGCGTGCGCGGAGCCGGAGGAGCCCAAGGCCGGGCCCCCGCCGGAGAAAACCAGCGACTGGTACCGCGTGAGCGAGGACCTGCCGGCCAGGTTCAACAACCCGGCCTGGTTTCGGGGCTACAG GACCAAGGAGCCCCCCTCAGTGTACAGGACCAGTAACCAAGCTTATGGTAGCCGAGCCCCCACTGTGCACGAGATGCCG AAGGTGTTCTATCCAAATTCGTATAAGTTTTCTAGACAAGTTGCAGTGGGCGGAATGTTCCAGAACAACACTCTCAACGTCTACATGGAGAAGAGCATTGTGACAGGCCCTGACAACTACATCACCTCCTATGACCGGCTCAACTTCCACCCCAGCTACAGGGTCTGCAGGCCGTCCATCTGTGACTGA
- the LOC112578241 gene encoding translation initiation factor IF-2-like: MAAPALAESTPPAAAPSPAAWRRGAACAPALRPGPRRPLGPAPAPSPRPRRSRGGGGVPDRGAGCGRRGRAGGRGARRAGRPRSPIPGPTGGGGAAAAALRKPCPVAGHHGNGTAEFRGRRAARPDPRPASARPPAGRAAEEPQEPRAAPAPARRPRPAPLAGPAWRRPEPPETPHPSRLRPAPEVRRGARSLTSAMMNIFADVSLEAGSVFPKSEERLHDDRNSNERRHGPRPTPGALTAPGMQHSSPLV; encoded by the exons ATGGCCGCG CCGGCCCTGGCCGAGTCCACGCCGCCCGCGGCGGCCCCTTCCCCGGCGGCCTGGCGCCGCGGTGCGGCCTGCGCGCCCGCCCTCCGGCCCGGCCCCCGCCGCCCACTCGGCCCTGCGCCGGCCCCCAGCCCTCGCCCGCGTCGGTCCCGGGGAGGCGGCGGGGTCCCAGACCGAGGGGCGGGCTGTGGGCGCCGGGGGCGCGCGGGAGGGCGGGGCGCGCGCAGGGCGGGGCGGCCCCGGAGCCCCATCCCCGGACCTACcggcggcggcggggcggcggcggccgcgcTCCGGAAGCCGTGCCCGGTGGCTGGGCATCATGGGAATGGCACGGCCGAGTTCCGGGGGAGGCGCGCGGCCCGGCCGGACCCCCGCCCGGCGAGCGCGCGCCCACCTGCCGGCCGCGCCGCGGAGGAGCCGCAGGAGCCGCGCGCCGCCCCCGCGCCCGCCCGgcgcccgcgccccgcgcccctcGCCGGCCCCGCCTGGAGGCGGCCCGAGCCTCCGGAGACGCCCCACCCCTCCCGTCTCCGGCCGGCCCCCGAAGTGCGCCGGGGCGCTCGGA GTTTAACTAGTGCCATGATGAACATCTTTGCTGATGTGTCCCTGGAAGCCGGCTCAGTTTTCCCAAAg AGTGAAGAGCGCCTTCACGATGACAGAAACTCAAATGAAAGGAGGCACGGCCCCCGCCCCACACCAGGAGCCCTGACAGCCCCTGGGATGCAGCACTCTAGCCCGCTGGTGTGA
- the PPP1R26 gene encoding protein phosphatase 1 regulatory subunit 26: MFLMNAPPVLALRSAWEAFGPPGSCRFPRCFSEPREGVSRAAASAQVQMAISRLQGDGAALGMSGDHARPGSQRAERGRGSLPTASPTFAACGLAAGLDPKLEEEEASNCRPLVPDSDSDDSVDRDIEEAIQEYLRAKSGAAPPPAAGDAARRCRPEPPLSCAPAAPCPPNPAAGPSPVQGSASPLSVSSDDSFEQSIQAEIEQFLSEKRLHETQKGDLPADRKADPGDSLARATCRPGREQLLKAPQQDLPGTGKEFIFRKLPRSAKPSTLPRGLRCKVAAEPAAAATAGPPAEAAPGKGRVRRGAGSARKGRQPRSVALVHEEPDSSSDDGIEEAIRLYQRERRREARGHQGPLPTEEKGPVVPAHSLRGLWPEALSKTPGKKKPAAPKATERGPDPEHPPRPPRETTAPVPPGSAAAESLGVDGSPRRADTSAELMCAEAILDISKTILPAAVDGGERPPPASPLRQGLDGPARPDGASSSVDSDDSIEREIRTFLALRAQPGGPLPRTETRARPARSPPLPPSLSAPAPDTPDPSPGCRRRRSRMPCMPRRPRDTAETQDAQDAERGRGRVQPGQGRAPETPRRESESRGPPLPFKTGGPGEELGAPDPLGAALPGPRQTAEGRRGDTQVSSEEKSSSLDSDEDLDTAIKDLLRSKRRLRKRYRDPRAGCKKRVRFSTTETQFLDKLGGLQKDWRDRSPHLLKSCLSKSRRDSRETAGRPPHIPSQETSRAKADGSGLEDAPPGPSAPWTRGRAAPRGLFCREWEAREPPGATGSPSSVSGDSSPVDSDDSIEREIRRFLAEKAKQPVSGSEIPGAGPATLGTPTGARPQLPGRKAPPPGPATQPGMCTRSQRVRGGPQPGAEGPRGPGRALAAGGGSSPHPEQPCPPATLARCEVVPPRSTSGPAPAKGPPAPRRNVCAPRDPGPRGPEGVAGEGTFSQLPSRAEAGARAEGRSSLARTPGSERDGVSRAGLALPWPDLSPQSRLQSTWVLGPEGRDGAAWRGGLSGQREKGPGSQARGSPSLATDPRRGLPFAGFSPLRSTQLFHFGKSVPWGTKQAGLFSPSLGLPLQGPSFSAFREAQATRSPVFGSPRLLVKEGDRWPCRKPRAGLSLSDRRGSGPEESVLDLRFGRRGLDRDDEEPEALGSDASELSDTSVEEGGGPTAQGPVLQL, from the coding sequence ATGTTTCTCATGAACGCACCTCCTGTGCTGGCCCTGCGGTCCGCGTGGGAGGCCTTCGGCCCGCCGGGGAGCTGTAGGTTTCCCCGATGCTTCTCGGAGCCCAGAGAGGGCGTCTCGAGAGCGGCGGCGAGCGCCCAGGTGCAGATGGCCATCAGCAGGCTTCAGGGCGACGGGGCAGCCCTGGGCATGAGCGGCGACCATGCCCGGCCGGGAAGCCAGAGGGCGGAGAGGGGCCGGGGCTCCCTGCCGACTGCCAGCCCCACCTTTGCGGCCTGTGGTCTTGCCGCAGGTCTTGATCCcaagctggaggaggaggaggcctccAATTGCCGGCCTCTGGTGCCGGATTCAGACAGCGACGACTCGGTGGACCGGGACATCGAGGAAGCCATCCAGGAGTACCTGAGGGCCAAGAGTGGGGCCGCCCCGCCGCCTGCAGCCGGGGACGCGGCCCGTCGCTGCAGACCAGAGCCACCTCTGAGCTGCGCCCCAGCCGCCCCGTGTCCCCCAAACCCTGCAGCTGGCCCCAGCCCTGTCCAGGGCTCCGCCTCCCCGCTCAGCGTGAGCAGTGACGACTCCTTCGAACAGAGCATCCAGGCAGAGATCGAACAGTTCCTGAGCGAGAAGAGGCTGCACGAGACCCAGAAAGGTGACCTCCCTGCCGACAGAAAGGCAGACCCCGGTGACAGCTTGGCCAGAGCGACCTGCAGGCCCGGCAGAGAGCAACTGCTGAAGGCACCGCAGCAGGACCTGCCGGGCACCGGCAAGGAGTTCATCTTCCGGAAGCTGCCCAGGTCAGCGAAGCCCAGCACACTGCCCAGAGGCCTCAGGTGCAAGGTCGCCGCCGAGCCGGCTGCTGCTGCCACCGCGGGGCCCCCTGCAGAGGCTGCACCCGGTAAAGGCAGGGTCCGCAGGGGCGCAGGCTCCGCACGGAAGGGCAGGCAGCCGAGGAGCGTGGCCCTGGTGCACGAGGAGCCCGACTCGAGCAGCGACGACGGCATCGAGGAAGCCATCCGGCTGTACCAGCGGGAGCGGCGGAGGGAGGCCCGGGGCCACCAGGGGCCCCTGCCAACGGAGGAGAAGGGGCCCGTGGTCCCTGCTCACAGCCTGAGGGGCCTCTGGCCAGAGGCCCTCAGCAAAACCCCTGGCAAGAAGAAGCCAGCGGCCCCCAAGGCCACGGAACGCGGCCCGGACCCTGAGCACCCGCCCAGGCCCCCCAGGGAAACCACAGCTCCCGTGCCTCCGGGGAGCGCGGCTGCTGAGAGCCTGGGCGTGGACGGGTCCCCACGCCGGGCAGACACGTCTGCTGAGCTGATGTGCGCCGAGGCCATCCTGGACATCTCCAAGACCATCCTGCCAGCCGCCGTGGATGGTGGGGAAAGGCCCCCACCCGCCAGCCCGCTGCGCCAGGGCCTGGACGGGCCTGCCCGCCCCGACGGCGCCAGCAGCTCAGTGGACAGCGACGACAGCATTGAGCGGGAGATCCGGACGTTCCTGGCCCTGAGGGCGCAGCCGGGGGGCCCACTGCCCCGCACGGAGACCCGTGCCCGGCCTGCCCGCAGCCCGCCACTGCCGCCCAGCCTCAGCGCCCCAGCCCCCGACACTCCAGACCCATCCCCGGGCTGCAGGAGGCGGCGCAGCAGGATGCCGTGCATGCCCAGGCGGCCCAGAGACACGGCCGAGACGCAGGACGCCCAGGACGCCGAGCGCGGCCGGGGCCGGGTGCAGCCTGGCCAGGGGCGAGCCCCCGAGACCCCCAGAAGGGAGAGCGAGAGCCGTGGGCCGCCTCTCCCCTTCAAGACGGGCGGACCGGGCGAGGAGCTCGGGGCCCCGGACCCGCTTGGAGCCGCACTGCCAGGCCCCAGGCAGACGGCCGAGGGGAGGCGTGGGGACACACAGGTGAGCTCTGAGGAGAAGAGCAGCTCGCTGGACAGTGACGAGGACCTGGACACGGCCATCAAGGACCTGCTGCGCTCCAAGCGGCGGCTCCGGAAGCGGTACAGAGACCCCCGGGCCGGCTGCAAGAAGAGGGTCCGCTTCAGCACCACAGAGACGCAGTTCCTGGACAAACTGGGGGGCCTCCAGAAAGACTGGAGAGACCGAAGCCCCCACCTGCTGAAAAGCTGTCTCTCCAAGTCCAGAAGAGACAGCAGGGAGACCGCGGGGAGACCCCCGCACATCCCCAGCCAGGAAACATCAAGGGCAAAGGCGGACGGCTCAGGGCTGGAGGACGCGCCCCCGGGCCCCTCAGCGCCCTGGACCCGGGGCAGGGCCGCGCCCAGGGGCCTGTTCTGCAGGGAGTGGGAAGCCCGCGAGCCGCCCGGTGCCACCGGAAGCCCCAGCTCCGTGTCCGGCGACAGCAGCCCCGTAGACAGCGACGACAGCATTGAGCGGGAGATCAGGAGGTTTTTGGCCGAAAAGGCCAAGCAGCCCGTGAGCGGATCAGAAATTCCAGGAGCGGGCCCAGCCACCCTGGGAACGCCGACTGGGGCCAGGCCGCAGCTCCCGGGCCGGAAAGCACCGCCCCCCGGCCCAGCTACCCAGCCAGGCATGTGCACACGGAGCCAGAGGGTCAGGGGGGGCCCGCAGCCAGGGGCCGAGGGACCCCGGGGGCCAGGAAGAGCCCTCGCTGCAGGCGGGGGGAGCAGTCCGCACCCTGAGCAGCCCTGCCCCCCAGCCACCCTGGCCCGGTGCGAGGTGGTGCCTCCCAGGAGCACCAGCGGGCCTGCCCCTGCCAAAGGGCCGCCAGCTCCCAGGAGAAACGTCTGTGCCCCCAGAGACCCGGGCCCCAGGGGGCCCGAGGGGGTCGCAGGAGAGGGCACGTTCAGCCAGCTCCCGAGCCGCGCAGAGGCTGGTGCCCGGGCAGAGGGCCGCAGCTCACTGGCACGGACCCCGGGCTCCGAGCGGGACGGGGTGTCCCGGGCCGGCCTCGCCCTGCCCTGGCCCGACCTCAGCCCCCAGAGCCGGCTGCAGAGCACCTGGGTACTGGGCCCGGAAGGCAGGGATGGGGCTGCGTGGAGAGGGGGCCTCAGcggccagagggagaaggggccGGGGAGCCAGGCCCGGGGCTCACCCAGCCTCGCCACAGACCCCCGGAGGGGCCTGCCCTTCGCCGGCTTCTCGCCGCTGCGCTCCACGCAGCTGTTCCATTTCGGGAAAAGCGTGCCCTGGGGCACCAAGCAGGCCGGCCTCTTCAGCCCCAGCCTGGGTCTGCCGCTGCAGGGCCCATCCTTCTCGGCCTTCCGGGAGGCCCAGGCCACCCGCAGCCCGGTGTTTGGAAGCCCGCGCCTGCTGGTGAAGGAAGGCGACCGCTGGCCTTGCAGGAAGCCCCGGGCAGGGCTCAGCCTGTCCGACAGGAGGGGGTCGGGGCCGGAAGAGAGTGTCCTGGACCTGCGGTTCGGGCGCAGGGGGCTGGACAGAGACGACGAGGAGCCGGAGGCCTTGGGCAGCGATGCCAGCGAGCTCAGCGACACGTCAGTGGAGGAGGGCGGCGGGCCCACGGCTCAGGGCCCGGTGCTGCAACTGTGA